The following proteins come from a genomic window of Lolium rigidum isolate FL_2022 chromosome 5, APGP_CSIRO_Lrig_0.1, whole genome shotgun sequence:
- the LOC124652307 gene encoding patatin-like protein 2 isoform X2 — MPLQNSKMKYNCVQPTLDERRNMESGKHILCRHPPTYGNLVTVLSIDGGGIRGIIPAVALAFLEAELQKLDGEEARLADYFDVIAGTSTGGLVTSMLTAPNKKRRPLFAAKDIQAFYMDHAPKIFPQLRGAFGRIMRMLRSLSGPSYDGKYLHEVVRQKLGNTRLHQTLTNVVIPTFDIKRLQPTIFSSFEVKKNNTMDALLSDICISTSAAPTYLPAHYFKTEDYHGNIKEFNLIDGGVAANNPALVAIGEVTKQIFKENPDFFPIKPMDYGRFLVISLGTGSSKFEEKYNSQKAKSWGVLGWLLSSGSTPLVDIFTRASADMVDIHIAAVFKALHSEQNYLRIQDDTLRGTLSSVDVATKDNLEKLVSIGEMLLKKPVSRANLETGQMVPACSDTDVTNEEALKRFAKLLSDERRIRQARSPK, encoded by the exons ATGCCATTACAAAATTCAAAG ATGAAATACAATTGTGTGCAACCTACCCTTGATGAGAGAAGAAATATGGAGAGTGGAAAACATATCTTATGTAGACACCCACCAACTTATGGCAACCTCGTCACAGTTCTCTCTATTGATGGTGGAGGGATTCGAGGAATCATTCCAGCTGTTGCTCTTGCTTTTCTAGAAGCAGAGTTGCAG AAACTTGATGGAGAGGAAGCCCGATTAGCAGACTACTTCGATGTCATTGCTGGAACTAGCACAGGAGGGCTTGTGACTTCGATGCTCACTGCACCTAACAAGAAGAGAAGACCACTTTTTGCTGCCAAGGATATTCAAGCATTTTATATGGACCATGCTCCCAAAATTTTCCCACAGCTCAG GGGTGCATTCGGTCGGATAATGAGGATGCTCCGATCATTGTCAGGACCTTCCTATGATGGCAAGTACCTTCATGAAGTTGTGAGACAGAAATTAGGAAACACCAGGCTGCATCAGACTTTAACAAATGTTGTAATACCAACTTTCGATATCAAGCGGCTACAACCAACCATTTTTTCGTCCTTTGAG GTTAAGAAAAATAACACAATGGATGCTTTGCTATCAGATATTTGCATCAGCACATCCGCTGCTCCAACATATCTACCTGCACATTACTTCAAGACGGAAGACTATCATGGAAACATCAAGGAGTTTAATCTTATTGATGGGGGAGTAGCTGCTAATAATCCG GCTTTAGTTGCCATTGGAGAAGTAACCAAGCAGATTTTCAAGGAAAATCCAGATTTCTTCCCAATAAAGCCTATGGACTATGGCCGTTTCTTGGTCATTTCACTTGGCACCGGCTCATCAAAGTTTGAAGAAAAGTACAATTCACAAAAGGCTAAATCATGGGGAGTGTTGGGTTGGTTACTTAGCAGTGGATCCACACCATTGGTTGATATTTTCACACGAGCAAGTGCAGATATGGTTGATATTCACATTGCTGCTGTTTTTAAAGCTTTACATTCTGAGCAGAACTATCTGAGGATTCAG GATGATACCCTACGCGGAACACTCTCCTCGGTTGATGTTGCCACCAAGGATAACTTGGAGAAACTTGTCAGTATTGGAGAGATGTTGCTAAAGAAACCTGTCTCACGGGCAAATTTAGAGACTGGTCAGATGGTGCCTGCTTGTAGTGACACAGATGTGACCAACGAGGAAGCTCTCAAGAG ATTTGCAAAGCTGTTGTCTGATGAAAGGAGAATTCGCCAAGCAAGGTCACCGAAATGA
- the LOC124652307 gene encoding patatin-like protein 2 isoform X1 has translation MKVLIQSLLILVLYINLSTQKYRSQMKYNCVQPTLDERRNMESGKHILCRHPPTYGNLVTVLSIDGGGIRGIIPAVALAFLEAELQKLDGEEARLADYFDVIAGTSTGGLVTSMLTAPNKKRRPLFAAKDIQAFYMDHAPKIFPQLRGAFGRIMRMLRSLSGPSYDGKYLHEVVRQKLGNTRLHQTLTNVVIPTFDIKRLQPTIFSSFEVKKNNTMDALLSDICISTSAAPTYLPAHYFKTEDYHGNIKEFNLIDGGVAANNPALVAIGEVTKQIFKENPDFFPIKPMDYGRFLVISLGTGSSKFEEKYNSQKAKSWGVLGWLLSSGSTPLVDIFTRASADMVDIHIAAVFKALHSEQNYLRIQDDTLRGTLSSVDVATKDNLEKLVSIGEMLLKKPVSRANLETGQMVPACSDTDVTNEEALKRFAKLLSDERRIRQARSPK, from the exons ATGAAAGTTCTCATCCAGAGTCTATTAATACTTGTTCTCTACATTAACTTGAGCACTCAAAAATATCGATCTCAGATGAAATACAATTGTGTGCAACCTACCCTTGATGAGAGAAGAAATATGGAGAGTGGAAAACATATCTTATGTAGACACCCACCAACTTATGGCAACCTCGTCACAGTTCTCTCTATTGATGGTGGAGGGATTCGAGGAATCATTCCAGCTGTTGCTCTTGCTTTTCTAGAAGCAGAGTTGCAG AAACTTGATGGAGAGGAAGCCCGATTAGCAGACTACTTCGATGTCATTGCTGGAACTAGCACAGGAGGGCTTGTGACTTCGATGCTCACTGCACCTAACAAGAAGAGAAGACCACTTTTTGCTGCCAAGGATATTCAAGCATTTTATATGGACCATGCTCCCAAAATTTTCCCACAGCTCAG GGGTGCATTCGGTCGGATAATGAGGATGCTCCGATCATTGTCAGGACCTTCCTATGATGGCAAGTACCTTCATGAAGTTGTGAGACAGAAATTAGGAAACACCAGGCTGCATCAGACTTTAACAAATGTTGTAATACCAACTTTCGATATCAAGCGGCTACAACCAACCATTTTTTCGTCCTTTGAG GTTAAGAAAAATAACACAATGGATGCTTTGCTATCAGATATTTGCATCAGCACATCCGCTGCTCCAACATATCTACCTGCACATTACTTCAAGACGGAAGACTATCATGGAAACATCAAGGAGTTTAATCTTATTGATGGGGGAGTAGCTGCTAATAATCCG GCTTTAGTTGCCATTGGAGAAGTAACCAAGCAGATTTTCAAGGAAAATCCAGATTTCTTCCCAATAAAGCCTATGGACTATGGCCGTTTCTTGGTCATTTCACTTGGCACCGGCTCATCAAAGTTTGAAGAAAAGTACAATTCACAAAAGGCTAAATCATGGGGAGTGTTGGGTTGGTTACTTAGCAGTGGATCCACACCATTGGTTGATATTTTCACACGAGCAAGTGCAGATATGGTTGATATTCACATTGCTGCTGTTTTTAAAGCTTTACATTCTGAGCAGAACTATCTGAGGATTCAG GATGATACCCTACGCGGAACACTCTCCTCGGTTGATGTTGCCACCAAGGATAACTTGGAGAAACTTGTCAGTATTGGAGAGATGTTGCTAAAGAAACCTGTCTCACGGGCAAATTTAGAGACTGGTCAGATGGTGCCTGCTTGTAGTGACACAGATGTGACCAACGAGGAAGCTCTCAAGAG ATTTGCAAAGCTGTTGTCTGATGAAAGGAGAATTCGCCAAGCAAGGTCACCGAAATGA
- the LOC124652307 gene encoding patatin-like protein 2 isoform X3 has protein sequence MKYNCVQPTLDERRNMESGKHILCRHPPTYGNLVTVLSIDGGGIRGIIPAVALAFLEAELQKLDGEEARLADYFDVIAGTSTGGLVTSMLTAPNKKRRPLFAAKDIQAFYMDHAPKIFPQLRGAFGRIMRMLRSLSGPSYDGKYLHEVVRQKLGNTRLHQTLTNVVIPTFDIKRLQPTIFSSFEVKKNNTMDALLSDICISTSAAPTYLPAHYFKTEDYHGNIKEFNLIDGGVAANNPALVAIGEVTKQIFKENPDFFPIKPMDYGRFLVISLGTGSSKFEEKYNSQKAKSWGVLGWLLSSGSTPLVDIFTRASADMVDIHIAAVFKALHSEQNYLRIQDDTLRGTLSSVDVATKDNLEKLVSIGEMLLKKPVSRANLETGQMVPACSDTDVTNEEALKRFAKLLSDERRIRQARSPK, from the exons ATGAAATACAATTGTGTGCAACCTACCCTTGATGAGAGAAGAAATATGGAGAGTGGAAAACATATCTTATGTAGACACCCACCAACTTATGGCAACCTCGTCACAGTTCTCTCTATTGATGGTGGAGGGATTCGAGGAATCATTCCAGCTGTTGCTCTTGCTTTTCTAGAAGCAGAGTTGCAG AAACTTGATGGAGAGGAAGCCCGATTAGCAGACTACTTCGATGTCATTGCTGGAACTAGCACAGGAGGGCTTGTGACTTCGATGCTCACTGCACCTAACAAGAAGAGAAGACCACTTTTTGCTGCCAAGGATATTCAAGCATTTTATATGGACCATGCTCCCAAAATTTTCCCACAGCTCAG GGGTGCATTCGGTCGGATAATGAGGATGCTCCGATCATTGTCAGGACCTTCCTATGATGGCAAGTACCTTCATGAAGTTGTGAGACAGAAATTAGGAAACACCAGGCTGCATCAGACTTTAACAAATGTTGTAATACCAACTTTCGATATCAAGCGGCTACAACCAACCATTTTTTCGTCCTTTGAG GTTAAGAAAAATAACACAATGGATGCTTTGCTATCAGATATTTGCATCAGCACATCCGCTGCTCCAACATATCTACCTGCACATTACTTCAAGACGGAAGACTATCATGGAAACATCAAGGAGTTTAATCTTATTGATGGGGGAGTAGCTGCTAATAATCCG GCTTTAGTTGCCATTGGAGAAGTAACCAAGCAGATTTTCAAGGAAAATCCAGATTTCTTCCCAATAAAGCCTATGGACTATGGCCGTTTCTTGGTCATTTCACTTGGCACCGGCTCATCAAAGTTTGAAGAAAAGTACAATTCACAAAAGGCTAAATCATGGGGAGTGTTGGGTTGGTTACTTAGCAGTGGATCCACACCATTGGTTGATATTTTCACACGAGCAAGTGCAGATATGGTTGATATTCACATTGCTGCTGTTTTTAAAGCTTTACATTCTGAGCAGAACTATCTGAGGATTCAG GATGATACCCTACGCGGAACACTCTCCTCGGTTGATGTTGCCACCAAGGATAACTTGGAGAAACTTGTCAGTATTGGAGAGATGTTGCTAAAGAAACCTGTCTCACGGGCAAATTTAGAGACTGGTCAGATGGTGCCTGCTTGTAGTGACACAGATGTGACCAACGAGGAAGCTCTCAAGAG ATTTGCAAAGCTGTTGTCTGATGAAAGGAGAATTCGCCAAGCAAGGTCACCGAAATGA